The Cellulomonas fulva genome includes a window with the following:
- a CDS encoding DUF4032 domain-containing protein, producing the protein MKPNRQQLQITAASPDPALLDLPWHIPLEHWPAETLAALPRGISRHIVRFARLSGRVIAIKEIGETVAYREYELLRQLRRLDVPSVEPVGVITGRRSPEGEPLEAVLITQHLQFSLPYRSLFSQSLRPDTATRLIDALAVLLVRLHIAGFYWGDVSLSNTLFRRDAETFAAYLVDAETGDLHERLTAGQRGYDLEVARVNIIGELMDLQAGDFLEEDVDAVAIGDALAERYGELWRALTEVESFGYGERWRVQARIDRLNDLGFDVGELDITSDLDGTTVRIQPKVVESGHHSRRLMRLTGLDVGENQARRLLNDLDEFRAATDRQAEDESFVAHDWLTEVFEPAVRKVPRELRGKLEPAQIFHELLDHRWFLSEQQHRDVPMKEAVKSYVKNILPNRPDEQAILGVQPGDLRDTETIPRVDDEIIG; encoded by the coding sequence ATGAAGCCGAACCGGCAGCAGCTGCAGATCACCGCGGCCTCCCCCGACCCCGCGCTGCTCGACCTGCCGTGGCACATCCCGCTCGAGCACTGGCCGGCCGAGACGCTCGCGGCCCTGCCCCGCGGCATCTCCCGGCACATCGTGCGGTTCGCGCGCCTGTCCGGCCGGGTCATCGCGATCAAGGAGATCGGCGAGACGGTCGCGTACCGCGAGTACGAGCTGCTGCGCCAGCTGCGGCGCCTGGACGTGCCGTCGGTCGAGCCGGTCGGCGTGATCACGGGCCGGCGGTCGCCCGAGGGCGAGCCGCTCGAGGCGGTGCTGATCACCCAGCACCTGCAGTTCTCGCTGCCGTACCGCTCGCTGTTCAGCCAGTCGCTGCGCCCGGACACCGCCACGCGCCTGATCGACGCGCTCGCCGTCCTGCTGGTCCGGCTGCACATCGCGGGCTTCTACTGGGGCGACGTGTCGCTCTCGAACACGCTGTTCCGCCGGGACGCGGAGACGTTCGCCGCCTACCTGGTCGACGCCGAGACCGGGGACCTGCACGAGCGGCTCACCGCCGGCCAGCGCGGGTACGACCTCGAGGTCGCGCGCGTGAACATCATCGGCGAGCTCATGGACCTGCAGGCCGGCGACTTCCTCGAGGAGGACGTCGACGCCGTCGCGATCGGCGACGCGCTCGCCGAGCGCTACGGCGAGCTGTGGCGCGCGCTGACCGAGGTCGAGTCGTTCGGGTACGGCGAGCGCTGGCGCGTGCAGGCGCGCATCGACCGGCTCAACGACCTGGGCTTCGACGTCGGCGAGCTCGACATCACGAGCGACCTCGACGGGACCACCGTGCGGATCCAGCCCAAGGTCGTCGAGTCCGGTCACCACAGCCGGCGGCTCATGCGGCTCACGGGTCTCGACGTCGGCGAGAACCAGGCGCGCCGCCTCCTCAACGACCTCGACGAGTTCCGGGCGGCGACGGACCGGCAGGCGGAGGACGAGTCGTTCGTCGCGCACGACTGGCTGACCGAGGTCTTCGAGCCCGCCGTGCGGAAGGTCCCGCGCGAGCTGCGCGGCAAGCTCGAGCCCGCGCAGATCTTCCACGAGCTGCTGGACCACCGCTGGTTCCTGTCCGAGCAGCAGCACCGCGACGTCCCGATGAAGGAGGCGGTGAAGAGCTACGTGAAGAACATCCTGCCCAACCGTCCCGACGAGCAGGCGATCCTGGGCGTGCAGCCCGGCGACCTGCGGGACACCGAGACGATCCCGCGCGTCGACGACGAGATCATCGGCTGA